One stretch of Monomorium pharaonis isolate MP-MQ-018 chromosome 10, ASM1337386v2, whole genome shotgun sequence DNA includes these proteins:
- the LOC105834097 gene encoding uncharacterized protein LOC105834097 isoform X1 — MENSVVGIVWCTLAAQAQRSLFVTLGDSTRSHFSYLFTERLSSREIIFRCECPQCFLFRSSRMNRSSRRRAGFSTRLPFSLFFTSSPVTEVKLEISSNFPVALIARPHTIILQLDAYTFRVTKYKSTYARIVILTYKHTVSLTYAPYELIKKKRGGTEETEGGGVMMSGGVGLVLNVLLNYKKKKSTTSRTSLFNIIEHASNFTSKDRADGLSISFSFSLFAALFLQRASNPLPTRAEATIGGHHIDLPIVVPGLLHYHSPAVDRRSASLASARREISRFRSVGRLSRFSLFPTSGRAIGTIAGSRARRRPYRMVM; from the coding sequence ATGGAAAACAGCGTGGTAGGCATCGTTTGGTGCACGCTCGCCGCACAGGCACAGAGGTCATTGTTTGTCACACTCGGCGACTCTACACGTTCccatttttcttatctttttacaGAGAGATTATCGTCgcgtgaaataatatttcgctGTGAATGTCCCCAATGCTTTTTATTTCGGTCATCGCGAATGAATCGGTCTTCTCGGCGTCGCGCGGGATTTTCCACGAGACTTCCCTTCTCCCTCTTTTTCACTTCTTCTCCAGTCACTGAAGTCAAACTCGAAATCTCGTCAAACTTCCCCGTTGCGCTTATCGCGCGGCCGCACACTATTATATTACAACTTGATGCGTATACCTTCCgagtaacaaaatataaatccaCGTACGCGCGTATAGTTATATTAACATACAAGCACACAGTTTCTCTCACGTACGCACCGTAtgagttaataaaaaagaaaaggggaGGGACTGAGGAGACGGAAGGGGGAGGAGTGATGATGTCGGGTGGTGTCGGACTGGTCCTTAACGttctattaaattacaaaaaaaaaaaaagtacaaccTCGCGCACAAGtctctttaatataattgaacaCGCATCGAATTTCACTTCGAAGGACCGGGCGGACGGGctctctatttctttctctttttctctttttgcgGCTCTTTTTCTCCAGCGCGCCTCGAATCCGCTGCCGACGCGTGCCGAAGCGACGATCGGTGGGCATCACATCGATCTGCCGATCGTCGTTCCAGGACTCTTGCATTATCACTCGCCAGCTGTCGATCGACGAAGTGCATCTCTTGCGTCGGCGCGACGCGAGATCTCGCGATTCCGATCGGTCGggcgtctctcccggttttCCCTCTTTCCCACATCCGGTCGTGCGATCGGAACGATCGCTGGATCTCGCGCGCGACGCCGGCCGTACAGAATggtaatgtaa